From a single Populus trichocarpa isolate Nisqually-1 chromosome 17, P.trichocarpa_v4.1, whole genome shotgun sequence genomic region:
- the LOC7482444 gene encoding thioredoxin H2 has translation MGAVLSSIGSILSYLFGASAAGEDSASDGQSGVTAFHSSARWQLHFNSIKNTNQLMVIDFAASWCGPCKHMEPAVHAMAAKFTDVQFAKIDVDELPDVAQEFGVQAMPTFVLVKKGNEVDRVVGAQKEELQRKIEKHRPR, from the exons ATGGGAGCCGTACTGTCTTCCATTGGATCTATACTGTCTTACTTATTTGGAGCCTCAGCCGCCGGAGAAGATTCAGCATCGGATGGTCAATCGGGTGTGACAGCGTTCCACTCCTCAGCCCGTTGGCAGCTCCATtttaattccataaaaaacacCAACCAGCTG ATGGTGATTGATTTCGCGGCATCTTGGTGTGGGCCCTGCAAGCACATGGAACCAGCAGTTCATGCCATGGCTGCCAAATTTACTGATGTTCAGTTTGCCAAGATCGATGTCGATGAATTGCCT GATGTGGCACAAGAGTTTGGGGTGCAGGCAATGCCAACATTTGTGTTGGTGAAGAAAGGGAATGAAGTGGACAGGGTAGTGGGAGCTCAGAAAGAGGAGCTTCAGAGGAAGATTGAAAAACACAGGCCTCGTTAA
- the LOC18107290 gene encoding protein NRT1/ PTR FAMILY 2.10, with protein MGDEEKKTPTSLETSMENGREEKTTSNDEPVVKYGGIKAMPFVIGNETFEKLGTVGSLTNLVVYLTTVFNMKGVTATTFLNVFSGTTNLAPLLGAYLTDTYFGRYKTLGFASISSFVGMVALMLTAAISTLHPPECAPGGACAGPTTWQLAFLLSAFAFLIIGAGGIRPCNLAFGADQFNPNTESGKRGINSFFNWYYFTFTFAVMISVTGIVYVQSNISWPIGFGIPAFLMFLSCVMFFVGTRIYVIVKPEGSPISSVVHVIVAATKKRGLKLPENSTVSLFSYIPAKSINSKLPRTEQFRFLDKAAIITDGDQINLDGSATNPSKLCSIQQVEEVKCLLRIIPIWSTSILYHIPLIQQQTYAVFQALQMDRRLGTSFEVPAATYVIFTMITLTIWIPLYDRIIVPFLQRLTGKEGGLTLLQRMGIGMVLAMLCTIVSGLVEGNRRHVALTRPTIGITSKGGAISSLSAMWLIPQLSLSGLSEGFNYIAQIEFYYKQFPENMRSIAGSSFFAGIAISNYLSGFLVTIVHRITSGSKSGDWLDDDLNKGKLDCFYYVIVGLGILNFCYFLLCAKWYKYKDGDISTVEMATKGSQKHIV; from the exons ATGGGGGATGAAGAGAAAAAGACTCCCACGTCCCTCGAGACCTCCATGGAGAATGGAAGGGAGGAGAAAACCACCTCAAATGACGAGCCAGTGGTTAAATACGGAGGAATTAAAGCCATGCCCTTTGTCATTG GAAACGAGACCTTTGAGAAGCTCGGCACAGTTGGCTCCTTGACAAATCTTGTTGTGTATCTGACAACAGTTTTCAACATGAAGGGTGTCACTGCCACCACATTCCTTAATGTCTTCAGTGGAACCACCAACTTGGCACCTCTTCTTGGAGCTTACCTCACTGACACTTACTTCGGACGCTACAAAACTTTGGGTTTTGCTTCGATCTCTTCTTTCGTG GGAATGGTGGCGTTAATGCTAACAGCAGCAATCTCCACTCTGCACCCTCCAGAGTGTGCGCCAGGAGGTGCGTGCGCTGGGCCAACAACTTGGCAATTAGCCTTCCTGCTGAGTGCGTTTGCCTTTTTGATAATCGGAGCTGGTGGCATACGGCCCTGCAACCTAGCCTTTGGAGCAGATCAATTCAATCCCAATACTGAATCTGGCAAGAGGGGTATCAACAGTTTCTTCAATTGGTACTACTTTACCTTCACGTTCGCCGTGATGATATCGGTGACTGGCATTGTCTATGTGCAATCAAACATTAGCTGGCCCATTGGTTTCGGAATTCCGGCATTCCTAATGTTCCTTTCTTGTGTAATGTTCTTTGTGGGAACAAGAATTTATGTTATAGTGAAACCTGAAGGCAGCCCCATAAGTAGTGTGGTGCATGTAATTGTTGCTGCTACGAAGAAACGAGGCCTGAAGCTTCCTGAAAACTCAACTGTCTCTCTTTTCAGCTACATTCCGGCCAAATCTATCAACTCTAAGCTTCCTCGCACGGAACAATTTAG GTTTCTTGACAAAGCTGCGATCATTACAGATGGAGATCAAATTAATTTGGATGGTTCAGCTACTAACCCATCGAAACTTTGTAGCATCCAGCAAGTCGAGGAAGTGAAGTGTTTGCTGAGGATAATTCCCATATGGTCAACATCCATACTTTATCATATTCCCTTGATCCAGCAACAGACTTATGCAGTTTTCCAAGCCCTTCAGATGGATAGACGTCTGGGCACCAGTTTTGAGGTGCCTGCCGCAACGTACGTAATCTTTACAATGATAACCCTCACCATCTGGATTCCCCTCTATGACCGAATCATTGTTCCGTTTCTTCAAAGGCTTACTGGCAAAGAAGGTGGACTAACATTGCTTCAAAGAATGGGAATTGGAATGGTTCTGGCAATGCTTTGTACGATCGTTTCTGGGTTGGTAGAAGGAAACAGAAGGCACGTTGCTTTAACAAGGCCAACCATAGGCATTACAAGTAAAGGAGGCGCTATATCATCATTGTCTGCCATGTGGCTGATACCACAACTTTCACTCTCTGGACTTTCAGAGGGTTTCAATTATATTGCACAGATCGAGTTCTACTACAAGCAATTCCCAGAAAATATGAGGAGTATCGCTGGGTCATCCTTTTTCGCAGGTATTGCTATCTCTAATTATCTAAGTGGTTTCCTAGTTACTATAGTCCACCGCATTACTTCAGGGAGTAAATCTGGAGACTGGTTGGACGATGATCTTAACAAAGGGAAATTGGATTGCTTCTATTACGTGATCGTTGGTCTGGGGATCCTCAACTTCTGCTATTTTCTTTTGTGTGCCAAATGGTATAAATATAAAGATGGTGATATTTCCACAGTGGAGATGGCTACAAAGGGATCGCAGAAGCATATTGTATGA